The following coding sequences are from one Triticum aestivum cultivar Chinese Spring chromosome 5A, IWGSC CS RefSeq v2.1, whole genome shotgun sequence window:
- the LOC123105488 gene encoding AAA-ATPase At3g28510, giving the protein MRGVDGAAAAAGVWGGLNSGVVLSIIAVLWTVVWQNLQHLQLQHFVKRNLGRHARRLAALVDPYLSVTIAEYDGGRMRRAEAFEEVKAYLAAATSRSARHLRAEGAPDADRLVLSMVDGEEVPDQLLPEEGGGAVFWWASSRPAPPQDRRWGGGWGGGDEENRRFYRLSFLDRHREQVLNAYLPRVRRQGRAVMVQNRRRKLFTNISSHQFGDGGYARSAWTHVPFQHPKTFATLAMDPASKKEVIDDLDAFKAGKEWYERVGKAWKRGYLLHGPPGTGKSAMIAAMANHLDYDVYDIELTSVHSNTDLRKLFIGTTSKSIIVIEDIDCSLDLTGAREKKKDAAPEEVDKASKGDKKGAADASSKVTLSGLLNFIDGLWSACGGERVIVFTTNHLEKLDPALIRRGRMDKHIEMSYCRGPAFEFLAKAYLGVDEHELFGAVGALLREVDMTPADVAENLTPKSAEDDAGSCLRGLVAALEKARDDKASGGGGGKEEKRPEEEDGGAVAAVDKE; this is encoded by the coding sequence ATGCGAGgggtggacggggcggcggcggcggcgggggtgtggGGCGGGCTCAACTCCGGGGTGGTGCTCAGCATCATCGCGGTGCTGTGGACGGTGGTGTGGCAGAACCTGcagcacctgcagctgcagcaCTTCGTCAAGCGCAACCTCGGCCGCCAcgcgcgccgcctcgccgcgctcGTCGACCCCTACCTCTCCGTCACCATCGCCGAGTACGACGGCGGGAGGATGCGCCGCGCCGAGGCCTTCGAGGAGGTCAAGGCCTACCTCGCCGCGGCCACCTCGCGCAGCGCGCGCCACCTCCGCGCCGAGGGAGCCCCGGACGCCGACCGCCTCGTGCTCAGCATGGTCGACGGCGAGGAGGTCCCCGACCAGCTGTTGCccgaggagggcggcggcgcggtctTCTGGTGGGCCTCCTCACGCCCGGCGCCGCCGCAGGACcggcgctggggcggcggctggGGAGGCGGGGACGAGGAGAACCGCCGCTTCTACCGCCTCTCCTTCCTCGACCGCCACCGCGAGCAGGTCCTCAACGCCTACCTCCCGCgcgtccgccgccagggccgcgCCGTCATGGTCCAGAACCGCCGCCGCAAgctcttcaccaacatctcctcccaccagttCGGCGACGGCGGCTACGCCCGCTCCGCCTGGACGCACGTGCCGTTCCAGCACcccaagacgttcgccacgctcgcCATGGACCCGGCCAGCAAGAAGGAGGTCATCGACGACCTCGACGCCTTCAAGGCCGGCAAGGAGTGGTACGAGCGCGTCGGCAAGGCGTGGAAGCGCGGCTACCTGCTACACGGCCCTCCCGGGACGGGCAAGTCGGCCATGATCGCCGCCATGGCGAACCACCTCGACTACGACGTGTACGACATCGAGCTCACCTCCGTGCACTCCAACACGGACCTCCGCAAGCTCTTCATCGGCACCACCAGCAAGTCCATCATCGTCATCGAGGACATCGACTGCTCCCTCGACCTCACCGGCGCGCGCGAAAAGAAGAAGGacgccgcccccgaggaggtcgaCAAGGCCAGCAAGGGCGACAAGAAGGGCGCGGCGGACGCGAGCAGCAAGGTGACGCTGTCGGGCCTGCTCAACTTCATCGACGGGCTGTGGTCGGCgtgcggcggcgagcgggtgatcgtGTTCACCACCAACCACCTGGAGAAGCTGGACCCGGCGCTCATCCGGAGGGGCCGCATGGACAAGCACATCGAGATGTCCTACTGCCGCGGGCCGGCGTTCGAGTTCCTCGCCAAGGCCTACCTGGGCGTGGACGAGCACGAGCTGTTCGGCGCCGTGGGCGCGCTGCTGCGGGAGGTGGACATGACGCCGGCGGACGTGGCCGAGAACCTGACGCCCAAGAGCGCGGAGGACGACGCGGGGTCGTGCCTCAGGGGGCTGGTGGCGGCGCTGGAGAAGGCCAGGGACGACaaggccagcggcggcggcggcggcaaggaggAGAAGCGGCCGGAGGAAGAAGACGGGGGAGCGGTTGCCGCCGTTGACAAGGAGTGA
- the LOC123105489 gene encoding putative chloride channel-like protein CLC-g — translation MASTAPPREDLITEDEEQRPPLTRPLLRRSATNNISQVAMVGSKACPIESLDYEIIENDLFDQNWRTRAKADQVWYVVLKWTFCFAIGIITGVVGFLINLAVENVAGFKHAAVSSLMDSTSYWTAFWVFAGANLALLLLASAITASVSPAAGGSGIPEVKAYLNGVDAPNIFSLKTLAVKVIGNIAAVSSSLHVGKAGPMVHTGACIAAIFGQGGSRRYGLTWRWLRYFKNDRDRRDLVTIGAGAGVSAAFRAPVGGVLFALESLSSWWRSALIWRSFFTTAVVAVVLRLFVELCGSGRCGLFGKGGLIMYDVSTLFEDLMTYHLKDIPIVVLIGVIGAVLGAFYNFLMMQVLRVYSVVNERGRAHKLLLAAAVSVLTSCCVFGMPWFAPCRPCPVAGPNGACGSLNKFRRFHCPPDHYNDLASLMLNINDDAIRNLYATGTNDVYHRGSMLAFFVASYALGVLSYGVVAPSGLFVPIILTGATYGRLVAMLLGRHSGLDHGLVAILGSASFLGGTLRMTVSVCVIIVELTNNLLLLPLVMLVLLISKTVADSFNASIYDLIVRLKGLPYLDGHAEPYMRQLSVGDVVVGPLRSFNGVEKVGHIMHVLRTTGHHAFPVIDEPPFSTAPVLYGLVLRAHLLVLLRKREFLPAQERYPKEYSIAARFEAQDFDKRGSGKQDTVDGVELSPEEMGMYVDLHPFTNASPYTVVETMSLAKALILFREVGLRHLLVVPKACDRSPVVGILTRHDFMPEHILGLHPVLLGGKWKRLRWHKAAVAKYFRDLIVRLANCG, via the exons ATGGCGTCCACGGCTCCTCCGCGGGAGGACCTCATCACGGAGGACGAGGAGCAGCGGCCGCCCCTCACGCGGCCCCTCCTCCGCCGCAGCGCCACCAACAACATCTCCCAGGTGGCCATGGTCGGCTCCAAGGCCTGCCCCATCGAGAGCCTCGACTACGA GATCATCGAGAACGACCTGTTCGACCAGAACTGGCGGACGAGGGCCAAGGCGGACCAGGTGTGGTACGTGGTGCTCAAGTGGACCTTCTGCTTCGCCATCGGCATCATCACCGGCGTCGTCGGCTTCCTCATCAACCTCGCCGTCGAGAACGTCGCCGGCTTCAAGCACGCCGCCGTCTCCTCCCTCATGGACTCCACCAG CTACTGGACGGCCTTCTGGGTGTTCGCCGGCGCGAACCTGGCGCTGCTGCTGCTGGCGTCGGCGATCACGGCGTCGGTGTCGCCGGCGGCCGGCGGGTCGGGGATCCCGGAGGTGAAGGCGTACCTCAACGGCGTGGACGCGCCCAACATCTTCTCGCTCAAGACCCTCGCTGTCAAG GTCATCGGCAACATAGCCGCCGTGTCATCGTCGCTGCACGTCGGCAAGGCCGGGCCAATGGTGCACACGGGCGCGTGCATAGCTGCCATCTTCGGCCAGGGCGGCTCGCGCAGGTACGGCCTCACCTGGCGCTGGCTACGCTACTTCAAGAACGACCGCGACCGCCGCGACCTCGTCACcatcggcgccggcgccggtgtcTCCGCCGCGTTCCGCGCACCCGTCGGCGGCGTCCTCTTCGCTCTCGAGTCCCTCTCCTCGTGGTGGCGGAGCGCGCTGATCTGGCGCTCCTTCTTCACGACGGCGGTGGTGGCCGTGGTGCTGAGGCTGTTCGTGGAGCTGTGCGGGTCGGGGCGGTGCGGGCTGTTCGGCAAGGGCGGGCTCATCATGTACGACGTGAGCACGCTGTTCGAGGACCTCATGACGTACCACCTCAAGGACATCCCCATCGTCGTTCTCATCGGCGTCATCGGCGCCGTCCTCGGCGCCTTCTACAACTTCCTCATGATGCAGGTCCTCCGCGTCTACAGCGTCGTCAACGAGCGCGGGCGCGCGCACAAGCTGCTGCTGGCGGCGGCCGTGTCCGTGCTCACGTCGTGCTGCGTGTTCGGCATGCCATGGTTCGCGCCGTGCCGGCCCTGCCCCGTCGCGGGGCCCAACGGCGCCTGCGGCTCCCTCAACAAGTTCCGGCGGTTCCACTGCCCGCCGGACCACTACAACGACCTGGCCAGCCTGATGCTCAACATCAACGACGACGCCATCCGCAACCTCTACGCCACCGGCACCAACGACGTCTACCACCGGGGCTCCATGCTCGCCTTCTTCGTGGCCTCCTACGCGCTGGGCGTGCTCAGCTACGGCGTGGTGGCGCCGTCGGGGCTCTTCGTCCCCATCATCCTCACCGGCGCCACCTACGGCCGCCTGGTGGCCATGCTGCTGGGCAGGCACTCCGGCCTCGACCACGGCCTGGTGGCCATCCTCGGCTCGGCGTCCTTCCTCGGCGGCACGCTCCGCATGACGGTGTCCGTGTGCGTCATCATCGTGGAGCTCACCAACAACCTGCTCCTCCTGCCGCTGGTGATGCTCGTGCTGCTCATCTCCAAGACCGTCGCCGACTCCTTCAACGCCAGCATCTACGACCTCATCGTGCGCCTCAAGGGGCTGCCGTACCTCGACGGCCACGCCGAGCCCTACATGCGGCAGCTCAGCGTGGGCGACGTGGTGGTCGGCCCGCTGCGGAGCTTCAACGGCGTGGAGAAGGTGGGCCACATCATGCACGTCCTCCGCACCACGGGCCACCACGCGTTCCCGGTGATCGACGAGCCGCCCTTCTCCACCGCGCCGGTGCTCTACGGCCTCGTGCTCAGGGCGCACCTGCTCGTGCTCCTCCGGAAGCGGGAGTTCCTGCCGGCGCAGGAGCGGTACCCCAAGGAGTACAGCATCGCGGCGAGGTTCGAGGCGCAGGACTTCGACAAGCGCGGCTCCGGCAAGCAGGACACGGTGGACGGcgtggagctgtcgccggaggagatGGGGATGTACGTGGACCTGCACCCGTTCACCAACGCGTCGCCATACACCGTCGTGGAGACCATGTCGCTGGCCAAGGCGCTCATCCTCTTCCGCGAGGTcggcctccgccacctcctcgtcGTGCCCAAGGCCTGCGAT AGGTCGCCGGTGGTGGGGATCCTGACGAGGCACGACTTCATGCCGGAGCACATCCTGGGGCTGCACCCGGTGCTGCTCGGCGGCAAGTGGAAGCGGCTCCGGTGGCACAAGGCCGCCGTCGCCAAGTACTTCCGCGACCTCATCGTGCGGCTCGCCAACTGCGGCTGA